A stretch of Scheffersomyces stipitis CBS 6054 chromosome 2, complete sequence DNA encodes these proteins:
- the CSH8 gene encoding chitin synthase (chitin synthase (CHS2)~go_funtion chitin synthase activity~go_process chitin biosynthesis) codes for MTFSGDDYLINPLEDADDDDDLDPFGDDDSLFSETGEEIVRRGTTIKRKDTLGRRNTTKSKHSGAVAFEDDYDFDDDDFKPKLNYTKTIKRARLVNGNYVIDAPVPQALLDTYGKKIDDSGREMSFMRYTAVTCGPSNFMNFNYNVRQALYSPPRETEIMICITMYNEDEILLGRTLKGVFDNIKNLTNRSDPVWGDDSWKKIVVCIVNDGRLELNKRTQKLLTALGAFQDGYAKSKINDRTVNAHLYEYTSTVGIDVVNDRVHLCPNSNPVQFMFCLKEKNSRKINSHRWCFQSFAPIINPKVVMLLDCGTMPAKDAFYYLWRTFRDPNVAGACGEMRASLGPNKKLLANPLVAAQNFEYKISNILDKPMESVFGFISVLPGAFSAYRWEALLNVDGKGPLEKYFKGEYLHSAQNDDEEDDEREIKERNFQEAGIFTSNMYLAEDRILCFELVAKKNHNYILRYVNEAKAETDVPEKIDEFVLQRRRWLNGSMFAAAYAVFHWTKIWKSNHSLLRKLFLQLEFYYQLVTILVSWFSLASFFLVFRILTANLGSTSMHFNIGKYLAVVFLWFYVGSVVTTFVLAFGNTPRGTRKFYMVIAVFFAVLMAYMMFAAVFLAVHTVNSVLDDHRKDFKVTMLFTNQKFRDLIVSTVSTYILYFAGAFIYGEPSFMLTSFVQYVLLSPTYVNVLNIYAFCNIHDVSWGTKGVPVAKDLGSAKSVGNKKDELVMIAPGVTEEVNDTYLDILDSLRTDPPVPKPPKKRTKDDSYYAFVRTMTVLVWMLSNAILIAVVLEIGGVATFTGDDTISKDDSISGNSEVFLTIILWIVAGLAAFRFIGCVMFLVLKLFRPLKWRLKARKEVSRAMQQQ; via the coding sequence ATGACGTTTTCTGGTGACGACTACTTAATTAATCCTTTAGAAGATGCtgacgatgatgacgatCTTGATCCATTCGGGGACGATGATTCGTTGTTCCTGGAAACCGGCGAAGAAATCGTTAGAAGAGGCACCACCATCAAGAGAAAGGACACCTTAGGCCGTAGAAACACTACCAAGAGTAAGCACTCAGGAGCTGTTGCATTCGAAGATGATTACGACTTcgacgacgacgacttCAAGCCCAAGTTGAACTACACGAAGACGATCAAGAGAGCCAGGCTCGTCAACGGGAACTACGTTATCGACGCTCCTGTTCCGCAAGCTCTATTGGACACATATGGTAAGAAGATCGATGATAGCGGCAGAGAAATGTCGTTTATGAGATACACAGCTGTCACCTGTGGCCCCTCAAACTTcatgaacttcaactacaacGTTAGACAGGCATTGTATTCTCCACCTCGTGAAACGGAAATCATGATTTGTATCACCATGTATAACGAAGACGAGATCTTGTTGGGGCGTACATTGAAGGGTGTATTtgacaacatcaaaaacTTGACTAACAGATCGGATCCCGTATGGGGGGACGATTCGTGGAAGAAAATCGTAGTTTGTATTGTGAACGATGGTAGACTcgagttgaacaagagaaCTCAGAAGTTATTGACCGCACTTGGTGCGTTCCAGGATGGTTACGCCAAGTCTAAAATCAACGACCGTACCGTCAATGCCCATCTCTACGAGTACACTTCCACTGTAGGCATCGATGTAGTCAACGATAGAGTTCACTTGTGTCCAAATTCAAACCCCGTGCAGTTCATGTTCTGCctcaaagaaaagaatagcaGAAAGATCAACTCCCATAGATGGTGTTTCCAGTCGTTTGCACCTATCATCAACCCCAAAGTGGTGATGTTGTTGGATTGTGGTACTATGCCCGCTAAAGATGCCTTCTACTACTTGTGGAGAACATTCAGAGACCCAAATGTGGCTGGTGCCTGTGGGGAAATGCGTGCTTCCTTGGGAcccaacaagaagttatTGGCCAACCCATTGGTGGCAGCCCAGAATTTCGAATATAAGATCTCCAACATCTTGGATAAGCCGATGGAATCTGTATTTGGCTTCATTTCTGTCTTGCCCGGTGCGTTCTCAGCCTATAGATGGGAAGCATTGTTGAATGTGGACGGCAAGGGACCTTTGgagaagtacttcaagGGTGAATACTTGCATCTGGCCCAaaatgacgatgaagaagatgacgaaagAGAGATAAAGGAACGTAACTTTCAAGAAGCCGGTATCTTCACATCCAATATGTACTTGGCCGAAGATAGAATTTTGTGTTTCGAGttggttgcgaaaaagaATCACAACTATATCTTGAGATACGTCAATGAAGCCAAGGCTGAAACAGATGTTCCTGAGAAAATCGACGAATTCGTCTTgcagagaagaagatggttGAACGGTTCCATGTTTGCTGCTGCTTACGCCGTTTTCCATTGGACGAAGATCTGGAAATCAAACCATTCATTACTCAGAAAGTTGTTCTTGCAGCTTGAATTCTACTACCAGTTGGTTACCATCTTGGTGTCGTGGTTTTCTCTCGcatctttcttcttggtgttCAGAATTTTGACCGCCAACTTGGGTTCTACATCTATGCACTTCAATATTGGTAAGTACTTGGCTGTAGTTTTCCTCTGGTTCTACGTGGGTTCAGTTGTTACTACTTTCGTCCTTGCATTCGGTAATACTCCTAGAGGTACTCGAAAATTCTATATGGTGATAGCGGTCTTTTTTGCGGTGCTCATGGCCTACATGATGTTTGCCGCTGTGTTCTTGGCCGTCCACACTGTCAATTCTGTTCTTGACGATCACAGAAAAGACTTCAAAGTCACAATGCTCTTCACAAACCAGAAGTTTAGAGATTTGATTGTATCTACAGTTTCTACCTACATCTTATACTTTGCTGGTGCTTTCATCTACGGTGAGCCTAGTTTCATGTTGACGTCGTTTGTCCAATACGTGTTGTTGTCGCCAACCTACGTCAATGTGTTGAATATTTACGCCTTCTGTAATATCCATGATGTCTCGTGGGGTACCAAGGGTGTTCCCGTGGCAAAGGACTTGGGTTCTGCCAAATCTGTTGGTAACAAGAAGGACGAATTGGTCATGATTGCTCCAGGGGTTACGGAAGAGGTAAACGATACATATTTAGATATCTTGGACAGCTTGAGAACAGACCCTCCCGTTCCAAAACCACCCAAGAAGAGGACTAAGGACGACTCCTACTACGCCTTCGTCAGAACGATGACTGTGCTCGTGTGGATGTTGTCCAACGCTATTCTTATTGCTGTTGTGTTAGAAATCGGAGGTGTTGCTACATTCACCGGTGACGACACTATCAGTAAGGATGACTCCATCAGCGGTAACTCGGAAGTTTTCTTGACGATTATCTTGTGGATTGTCGCTGGTCTTGCCGCATTCAGATTCATTGGATGTGTAATGTTCCTTGTCCTTAAGTTATTCAGACCATTGAAATGGAGACTTAAGGCCAGAAAGGAAGTCAGTAGAGCTATGCAACAACAATAG
- the PMA1 gene encoding plasma membrane H+-ATPase (go_component membrane~go_funtion ATP binding; hydrolase activity, acting on acid anhydrides, catalyzing transmembrane movement of substances; ATPase activity, coupled to transmembrane movement of ions, phosphorylative mechanism; catalytic activity~go_process cation transport; metabolism) yields the protein MSATEPTKEKVDKVVSDDEDEDIDQLVLDLQSNPGLGDDDEEEEQDQSTFKAVPEELLQTDPATGLSDDEVLKRRKKYGLNQMAEEKENLVLKFVMFFVGPIQFVMEAAAILAAGLEDWVDFGVICALLLLNAFVGFIQEYQAGSIVDELKKTLANTALLVRNGQLIEVPASEVVPGDIMQLEDGTVIPTDGRIVSEDCLLQVDQSAITGESLAVDKRHGDSTYSSSTVKTGEAFMVVTATGDSTFVGRAASLVNKASAGTGHFTEVLNGIGTTLLVFVILTLLVVWVACFYRTVRIVPILRYTLAITIIGVPVGLPAVVTTTMAVGAAYLAKKQAIVQKLSAIESLAGVEILCSDKTGTLTKNKLSLHDPYTVEGVEPDDLMLTACLAASRKKKGLDAIDKAFLKSLINYPRAKAALTKYKVIEFQPFDPVSKKVTAVVESPEGERIVCVKGAPLFVLKTVEDDHPIPEDIHENYQNTVAEFASRGFRSLGVARKRGEGHWEILGIMPCMDPPRDDTAATVNEARGLGLRVKMLTGDAVGIAKETCRQLGLGTNIYDADRLGLSGGGDMAGSEIADFVENADGFAEVFPQHKYNAVEILQSRGYLVAMTGDGVNDAPSLKKADTGIAVEGATDAARSAADIVFLAPGLSAIIDALKTSRQIFHRMYSYVVYRIALSLHLELFLGLWIAILNRSLNIDLVVFIAIFADVATLAIAYDNAPYDPKPVKWNTPRLWLMSIVLGIILAIGTWITLTTMFLPKGGIVQNFGGIDGILFLQISLTENWLIFVTRAQGPFWSSIPSWQLAGAVFIVDIIATCFTLFGWWSQNWTDIVTVVRTWIFSFGVFCVMGGAYYLMSTSQAFDDFANGRSTKKAEPDRRSFEDFLVSMQRVSTQHEKST from the coding sequence ATGAGTGCAACTGAACCTACTAAAGAAAAGGTCGACAAGGTCGTCTCcgacgacgaagatgaagacattgaCCAATTAGTCTTAGATTTACAATCCAACCCAGGACTTGGggatgatgacgaagaagaggaacaAGACCAGAGCACCTTCAAGGCTGTTCctgaagaattgttgcAAACCGACCCTGCCACCGGTCTTTCTGACGACGAAGTCctcaagagaagaaagaagtacGGTTTGAACCAGATGGccgaagaaaaggaaaacttAGTTCTTAAGTTCGTCATGTTCTTCGTCGGTCCTATTCAATTCGTTATGGAAGCCGCTGCTATCTTGGCTGCTGGTTTAGAAGATTGGGTCGATTTCGGTGTTATCTGTGCcttattgttgttgaacgCTTTCGTTGGTTTCATCCAAGAATACCAAGCCGGTTCCATTGTcgatgaattgaagaagacctTGGCTAACACTGCTTTGCTTGTTAGAAACGGTCAATTGATCGAAGTCCCAGCCTCTGAAGTCGTTCCAGGTGATATCATGCAATTGGAAGACGGTACCGTCATCCCAACCGATGGTAGAattgtttctgaagattgTCTTTTGCAAGTCGATCAATCCGCTATTACTGGTGAATCCTTGGCTGTTGACAAGAGACACGGTGACTCCACCTACTCTTCCTCCACTGTCAAGACCGGTGAAGCTTTCATGGTTGTTACTGCTACTGGTGACTCTACTTTCGTCGGTAGAGCTGCTTCTTTGGTCAACAAGGCTTCTGCTGGTACCGGTCACTTCACTGAAGTGTTGAACGGTATTGGTACGACTTTGTTGGTTTTCGTTATTCTTACTCTTTTGGTTGTCTGGGTTGCTTGTTTCTACAGAACCGTCAGAATTGTTCCTATCTTGAGATACACCTTGGCCATCACCATTATTGGTGTTCCAGTCGGTTTGCCAGCTGTCGTCACCACTACCATGGCTGTCGGTGCTGCTTACCTTGCCAAGAAGCAAGCCATTGTCCAAAAGTTGTCTGCCATTGAATCTCTTGCTGGTGTCGAAATCTTGTGTTCCGACAAGACCGGTACTTTgaccaagaacaagttgtctTTGCACGACCCATACACTGTCGAAGGTGTTGAACCAGATGACTTGATGTTGACTGCTTGTTTGGCTGCCTctagaaagaagaagggtTTGGATGCTATTGACAAGgccttcttgaagtctttgatTAACTACCCAAGAGCCAAGGCTGCTTTGACTAAGTACAAGGTTATTGAATTCCAACCTTTCGACCCTGTTTCCAAGAAGGTTACCGCCGTTGTTGAATCGCCAGAAGGTGAAAGAATTGTCTGTGTCAAGGGTGCTCCATTATTCGTCTTGAAgactgttgaagatgaccACCCAATCCCTGAAGATATCCACGAAAACTACCAAAACACCGTTGCTGAATTTGCTTCCAGAGGTTTCAGATCTTTGGGTGTTGCCAGAAAGAGAGGTGAAGGCCACTGGGAAATCTTGGGTATTATGCCATGTATGGATCCTCCAAGAGATGACACTGCTGCTACTGTTAACGAAGCTAGAGGTTTAGGTTTGAGAGTTAAGATGTTGACTGGTGATGCCGTCGGTATTGCTAAGGAAACTTGTCGTCAATTAGGTTTAGGTACTAACATTTACGATGCCGACAGATTAGGTTTGTCCGGTGGTGGTGACATGGCCGGTTCTGAAATTGCTGATTTCGTTGAAAACGCTGATGGTTTCGCTGAAGTTTTCCCTCAACACAAGTACAACGCCGTTGAAATCTTGCAATCCAGAGGTTACTTGGTTGCCATGACTGGTGATGGTGTTAACGATGCTCcatctttgaagaaggctgACACTGGTATTGCCGTCGAAGGTGCCACCGATGCTGCCCGTTCTGCTGCTGATATTGTTTTCCTTGCTCCTGGTTTGTCTGCTATCATTGATGCTTTGAAGACCTCCAGACAGATTTTCCACAGAATGTACTCTTATGTTGTCTACCGTATTGCTTTGTCCTTGCACTTGGAACTTTTCTTGGGTTTGTGGATTGCTATCTTGAACAGATCTTTGAACATTGACTTGGTTGTCTTCATTGCTATTTTCGCTGATGTTGCTACCTTGGCTATTGCTTACGACAATGCTCCATACGACCCTAAGCCTGTCAAGTGGAACACCCCAAGATTGTGGTTGATGTCTATTGTTTTGGGTATAATCTTGGCTATCGGTACTTGGATCACTTTGACTACCATGTTCTTGCCAAAGGGTGGTATTGTTCAAAACTTCGGTGGTATTGACGGTATCTTGTTCTTGCAAATTTCTTTGACTGAGAACTGGTTGATTTTCGTCACTAGAGCTCAAGGTCCTTTCTGGTCTTCCATCCCATCGTGGCAATTGGCTGGTGCCGTCTTCATTGTCGACATCATTGCTACTTGTTTCACCTTGTTCGGCTGGTGGTCTCAAAACTGGACTGACATCGTCACCGTTGTCAGAACCTGGATCTTCTCTTTCGGTGTCTTCTGTGTCATGGGTGGTGCTTACTACTTGATGTCTACTTCCCAAGCATTCGACGACTTCGCCAACGGTAGATCTACCAAGAAGGCTGAACCAGACAGAAGATCTTTCGAAGATTTCTTGGTTTCCATGCAAAGAGTTTCCACTCAACACGAAAAGTCCACTTAG